The following are from one region of the Leptolyngbya iicbica LK genome:
- the mltG gene encoding endolytic transglycosylase MltG, giving the protein MASRLPKLLFFFLLLPVALGLAGWQGWAWWSWATAPIAPATESETDSTTDTVQIQISPGTSGQQIGRDLEAAGLIRSHVAWNFWSRWQDLQQDVTYQAGTYALSPTQSLQEIASQIRSGDVLQTAFTIPEGWTREQMAAAFEERGAFSAQAFLTATEQVPRDRFPWLPQAIPHLEGFLYPDTYLLPAESVTPEGMRDLMLERFEAIALPVYQQGNSDFSLLEWVTLASIVEREAVIPEERSEIAAVFNRRLAEEIPLGADPTVEYGLGVTQTPEQPLTLAQVNTPSPYNTYINVGLPPTPIANPGLPSLEASLNPPPTEFLYFVARYDGTHVFSRTLAEHEAAQAQIRDAIDGINP; this is encoded by the coding sequence ATGGCTTCTCGTCTTCCCAAGCTTCTATTTTTCTTTTTACTGCTGCCTGTGGCCTTGGGCTTGGCGGGTTGGCAGGGCTGGGCTTGGTGGAGCTGGGCCACTGCACCGATCGCCCCGGCAACCGAATCCGAAACCGACAGTACCACTGATACCGTACAGATTCAGATTTCGCCAGGCACCTCTGGTCAACAAATTGGTCGTGATTTAGAGGCAGCGGGGCTGATTCGCTCTCACGTCGCGTGGAACTTTTGGAGCCGCTGGCAAGATTTGCAGCAAGATGTCACCTACCAGGCGGGCACTTACGCCCTATCGCCCACGCAATCGCTACAAGAAATCGCCAGCCAAATTCGCTCCGGCGATGTGTTGCAGACGGCGTTTACCATTCCCGAAGGTTGGACGCGCGAGCAGATGGCGGCAGCGTTTGAAGAGCGCGGTGCGTTCTCGGCTCAAGCTTTTCTCACCGCCACCGAGCAGGTGCCCCGCGATCGCTTTCCCTGGCTGCCCCAAGCCATCCCCCATTTAGAAGGGTTTCTCTATCCCGATACCTATTTGCTACCGGCAGAATCCGTCACCCCCGAAGGGATGCGCGATTTGATGTTGGAACGGTTTGAGGCGATCGCCCTGCCTGTATACCAACAAGGCAACTCCGACTTTTCGTTGCTGGAGTGGGTCACCCTGGCCAGCATTGTCGAACGCGAAGCCGTGATTCCTGAAGAGCGGTCAGAAATTGCGGCAGTCTTCAATCGACGTCTCGCCGAGGAAATTCCACTGGGGGCTGATCCGACCGTAGAATATGGCTTGGGCGTGACGCAAACGCCGGAGCAGCCGCTCACCCTGGCCCAAGTCAACACGCCTTCGCCTTACAACACCTATATCAATGTCGGGTTGCCGCCGACGCCGATCGCCAATCCGGGCCTACCCAGCCTAGAAGCGAGTCTGAATCCGCCCCCGACGGAATTTTTGTATTTTGTGGCTCGTTACGACGGGACCCATGTGTTTAGTCGCACGTTGGCCGAACATGAGGCGGCTCAGGCCCAGATTCGGGATGCGATCGATGGCATCAATCCTTAG
- a CDS encoding TM0106 family RecB-like putative nuclease, which yields MTTHPAPVLAEPKSYWVTDFLMLQYQRCSRRAYLDTHRDRAEADPPSDYLQKIKQDSAEHRQAVLEDYEGFQRPQYAPGDWRAGAQATAALMAAGVEYIVGGVLIGAIEPDIYLVSCPDLLVRQHGWSLWGDWQYAPVDIKLGKKPKLDYQIVATYHAYVLAHTQGNWPHESWLALREGRYHSVDLEQQWPKFGTVLHDCLSDLRSPAAPEVFIAHSRCDLCHWFSQCYQAATTTAHLSLLPGVTPARYTHLKSQNLTTLSELAQAHPKQLAYLPGFGDAVAEKLIHQAQATLYNQAIARTPPNDDTFILSPHDLPSSEVELYFDIEAAPDVDVIYLHGVLVVDHRQQTEQFHALLAESPEYEQDAWEQFLALVLQYPQAPIYHFCPYEAQTARKLTQHYNCLGSADLQKLLRRFVDIHWCVTEAVTLPVESYALKHIARWMGFEWRDSEANGAQSICWYNDWLTTGDRTHLDAILRYNEDDCRATYHVKHWLAEFAKPHWQAASISDLTVSA from the coding sequence TTGACTACCCATCCTGCCCCCGTGCTGGCCGAGCCCAAGTCCTATTGGGTCACTGACTTTTTGATGCTGCAATATCAGCGCTGCTCACGCCGGGCCTATCTCGACACCCATCGCGATCGCGCCGAGGCCGATCCGCCCAGCGATTATTTACAAAAAATCAAGCAAGACAGTGCCGAGCATCGGCAGGCAGTGTTAGAAGACTACGAAGGCTTTCAGCGGCCTCAATATGCTCCGGGAGACTGGCGTGCTGGAGCCCAAGCCACGGCTGCGCTGATGGCCGCTGGCGTGGAATATATCGTCGGTGGGGTACTGATTGGGGCGATCGAGCCCGACATTTACCTCGTGAGCTGCCCTGATCTGTTGGTCAGGCAGCATGGCTGGTCGCTGTGGGGCGACTGGCAATATGCCCCGGTAGACATCAAACTGGGCAAAAAGCCCAAGCTCGACTATCAAATTGTGGCCACCTATCACGCCTACGTGCTGGCCCACACCCAGGGCAACTGGCCCCACGAAAGCTGGTTGGCCCTGCGTGAAGGTCGATATCACTCGGTGGATCTGGAACAGCAGTGGCCCAAGTTTGGCACGGTGCTGCATGACTGTTTAAGCGATTTGCGCAGTCCCGCCGCCCCGGAAGTCTTTATCGCCCACAGTCGCTGTGACCTGTGTCATTGGTTTAGCCAGTGCTATCAAGCCGCGACCACTACCGCCCACCTGTCTTTGCTGCCAGGGGTGACGCCCGCCCGCTACACCCATCTCAAATCCCAAAACCTCACCACTCTCAGCGAACTGGCCCAGGCCCATCCCAAGCAGCTCGCCTACTTGCCCGGATTTGGCGATGCCGTAGCCGAAAAGCTGATTCACCAGGCCCAGGCTACGCTGTATAACCAGGCGATCGCCCGCACGCCGCCCAACGACGACACCTTTATTCTGTCGCCCCACGACCTGCCCAGCAGCGAGGTGGAGCTGTACTTTGACATCGAAGCAGCGCCCGACGTGGACGTCATTTATCTGCATGGCGTGTTAGTGGTTGACCATCGTCAGCAAACTGAACAGTTCCACGCCCTATTGGCCGAGTCACCGGAGTATGAGCAAGACGCCTGGGAACAGTTTTTGGCCCTAGTGCTGCAATATCCCCAGGCCCCGATTTATCACTTTTGTCCCTATGAGGCGCAGACGGCCCGCAAGCTGACCCAGCATTACAACTGCTTGGGGTCGGCAGACTTACAAAAGCTGCTGCGACGCTTTGTGGATATTCACTGGTGCGTTACGGAGGCCGTAACCCTGCCGGTCGAAAGTTATGCGCTGAAGCATATTGCCCGCTGGATGGGCTTTGAATGGCGCGACAGCGAGGCCAACGGTGCCCAGTCGATCTGCTGGTATAACGACTGGCTGACGACGGGCGATCGCACTCATTTGGACGCGATTCTGCGGTACAACGAAGACGACTGCCGCGCTACTTATCACGTCAAACACTGGCTGGCAGAATTCGCCAAACCCCACTGGCAAGCCGCATCCATCTCGGATCTGACCGTGTCGGCATAA
- a CDS encoding aminotransferase class V-fold PLP-dependent enzyme, giving the protein MVLSASSDLTARLQTLRAEFPALANKRYFNFGGQGPMPHSALTAMTDAHLTLQTEGPFSNGVNRWIQQSAMAMRQTLAELLTVPVEAMTLTEDVTVGCNIPLWGVDWRAGDRILLTDCEHPGVIAAVQEISRRFQVAVDVCPVLATAQGGDPVAVIEAALQPRTRMLVVSHILWNTGQLLPLTEIVQLCHAHTPEPVWVLVDAAQSVGMMPLDLTATEVDFYAFTGHKWCCGPAGLGGLYVRPEVRDAIAPTFIGWRSINTDAQANPTGWQPNGQRYEVATSDYPLMAGLQAALDRHQQWGTAAERWQRLCDLSHALWERLQAHPKIRPVSATPPPSGLISFEILDGSGQPSPMHHTQLVKDLEAENILLRTLLHPHCVRACVHYFTLESEVQALGDRLCQWVDAL; this is encoded by the coding sequence ATGGTGTTGAGCGCTTCCTCTGACCTGACCGCCCGTTTGCAGACCCTCCGTGCGGAGTTTCCGGCCCTGGCCAACAAGCGCTATTTCAACTTTGGGGGGCAGGGGCCGATGCCACACAGTGCGCTTACCGCGATGACTGACGCCCACTTGACGCTGCAAACCGAAGGCCCGTTTTCCAACGGCGTGAATCGGTGGATTCAGCAGTCGGCGATGGCAATGCGGCAAACGTTAGCCGAGTTGTTGACGGTGCCTGTTGAGGCCATGACCCTGACGGAAGATGTGACGGTGGGCTGCAACATTCCCCTCTGGGGGGTGGACTGGCGGGCGGGCGATCGCATTTTGCTGACGGATTGTGAACATCCCGGTGTGATTGCTGCCGTGCAGGAAATCAGCCGTCGCTTTCAGGTCGCGGTGGATGTGTGCCCGGTGTTGGCCACGGCGCAGGGAGGCGATCCGGTGGCGGTGATTGAGGCGGCGCTGCAGCCCCGCACTCGGATGCTCGTGGTCAGCCATATTTTGTGGAATACGGGGCAACTGTTGCCGCTGACGGAAATCGTGCAGCTCTGCCATGCCCACACCCCTGAACCCGTCTGGGTATTGGTGGATGCGGCCCAGTCGGTAGGGATGATGCCCCTTGATTTGACGGCCACCGAGGTGGATTTCTATGCCTTTACGGGGCACAAGTGGTGTTGCGGGCCAGCGGGTCTGGGCGGCCTCTACGTGCGGCCTGAAGTGAGGGATGCGATCGCCCCCACGTTCATCGGTTGGCGCAGCATCAACACCGACGCCCAGGCCAATCCGACAGGTTGGCAGCCTAACGGCCAGCGCTACGAAGTCGCGACTTCCGACTATCCGCTGATGGCGGGTCTGCAAGCGGCGCTGGATCGGCATCAGCAATGGGGCACCGCCGCCGAGCGTTGGCAACGTCTCTGCGACCTGAGTCACGCGCTTTGGGAACGGTTGCAAGCCCATCCCAAAATTCGGCCGGTTTCCGCTACGCCGCCGCCATCGGGCCTCATCTCGTTTGAAATTTTGGATGGCAGTGGACAGCCGAGTCCAATGCATCACACCCAACTGGTCAAAGATTTGGAAGCCGAAAATATACTACTGCGGACTTTGCTGCATCCCCACTGTGTGCGGGCCTGTGTCCACTATTTCACGCTGGAATCTGAGGTGCAGGCGTTGGGCGATCGCCTTTGCCAATGGGTTGATGCCCTCTGA
- a CDS encoding peptidoglycan D,D-transpeptidase FtsI family protein → MGSAHTARRHRRPPSRVGQRRPSTPPPPVTRSRYKRQQLMRRVALVWCLLLLAVLGLSVRLGYLQLAQGAILSEMAHTQQARRLNLNETRRPIVDTQGTPLAVDRVVYTLYGHPALFRQPIGVVAQTLAPVLDLPAAALVDELKSQQTGVRLIDDLSEDTARRIQQLRLDGLELIPVQQRFYPQQDLFSQVVGFINVEGEAQTGLEAEYRDRIKLPEPKLPSVIGPALPVSNLPTESAPQQMRLTLDSRLQRVAQEGLRKTLRQFAAKRGTVMVMDVHTGALRALAVEPTFDPNRYFDADLAWLKNWAITDLYEPGSTFKPINIAIALEAGAIAPDDTVYDEGQIQIGEWTIQNSDYEASGRSGTLSITEVLKYSSNLGMVHIMEQMPAADFYRWLEKLELDQPTGIGLSAENAGPLKDRDQFVNSYVDAATAAFGQGIVITPIKLLQLQAALANGGYLVTPTVVEGMTDDQGNLTWQPTPKTPKPVFSSETTDAVLKMMEAVVADGTGKPAQIPGYRIAGKTGTAQKVNEFGGYGSGRVTSFVSLLPVEQPRFVVLAVIDEPAGDDAYGSTVAAPLVKTVMESLVVLEGVPPSAPQALNGVLSPD, encoded by the coding sequence ATGGGATCTGCCCATACCGCTAGACGTCATCGCCGCCCGCCATCGCGAGTCGGCCAACGGCGACCATCGACCCCGCCTCCCCCAGTGACGCGATCGCGCTACAAGCGTCAGCAATTGATGCGCCGGGTGGCTCTAGTGTGGTGCCTGTTGCTGTTAGCGGTGCTGGGCCTATCGGTTCGCCTCGGTTATTTACAACTGGCTCAGGGTGCCATTCTTAGCGAAATGGCCCACACCCAACAAGCGCGGCGGCTCAATTTGAACGAGACGCGCCGCCCGATTGTTGATACCCAGGGCACTCCCCTGGCGGTCGATCGCGTGGTGTATACCCTGTACGGCCATCCGGCCCTGTTTCGGCAACCGATTGGCGTAGTGGCCCAAACCCTGGCCCCCGTACTCGACTTGCCAGCGGCGGCTCTAGTAGACGAGCTTAAGAGCCAGCAAACGGGCGTTCGCCTGATCGATGATTTGTCCGAAGACACCGCTCGCCGCATTCAACAGCTGCGCTTAGATGGCTTAGAGCTGATCCCCGTCCAACAGCGCTTTTACCCGCAACAAGACCTGTTTTCACAGGTGGTCGGCTTCATTAATGTCGAAGGCGAAGCTCAAACGGGTCTGGAAGCCGAGTATCGCGATCGCATCAAGCTGCCCGAGCCCAAACTGCCCAGCGTGATCGGACCGGCCTTACCAGTCTCCAACTTGCCCACAGAGTCGGCTCCGCAACAAATGCGGCTGACCCTCGACAGTCGGCTGCAACGGGTTGCCCAAGAAGGTTTACGCAAAACCCTGCGGCAGTTTGCGGCCAAACGCGGCACCGTCATGGTCATGGACGTTCACACTGGGGCGTTACGGGCCTTAGCGGTCGAGCCCACCTTTGACCCCAATCGCTACTTTGATGCAGATTTAGCCTGGCTCAAAAATTGGGCGATCACCGATTTGTATGAACCGGGCTCGACCTTTAAACCGATCAACATTGCGATCGCCCTTGAAGCCGGCGCGATCGCCCCCGACGATACGGTCTATGACGAAGGCCAAATTCAAATTGGCGAATGGACCATTCAAAACTCTGACTATGAAGCGTCAGGTCGTAGCGGCACCCTGAGCATCACCGAAGTGCTGAAATATTCCAGCAACTTGGGCATGGTGCACATCATGGAGCAGATGCCCGCCGCAGACTTTTATCGCTGGTTGGAAAAACTGGAGCTCGATCAGCCCACGGGCATTGGCCTCTCAGCCGAAAATGCTGGGCCGCTCAAAGATCGCGATCAGTTCGTCAACAGCTATGTTGATGCCGCCACGGCAGCGTTTGGGCAAGGAATTGTGATTACGCCGATTAAACTGCTGCAACTGCAAGCAGCCCTGGCCAATGGCGGCTATTTGGTGACGCCCACAGTGGTGGAGGGTATGACTGACGACCAAGGCAATCTCACCTGGCAGCCCACCCCCAAAACCCCCAAACCAGTCTTTTCTAGCGAGACGACGGACGCCGTCTTGAAAATGATGGAAGCTGTCGTGGCTGACGGCACTGGCAAGCCCGCCCAGATTCCCGGCTATCGCATCGCTGGCAAAACCGGGACGGCTCAAAAGGTGAATGAATTTGGGGGGTATGGGTCCGGTCGGGTCACCAGTTTTGTGAGTCTGTTGCCCGTTGAACAGCCCCGTTTTGTCGTCTTAGCAGTCATTGATGAACCCGCTGGGGATGATGCCTATGGCTCTACCGTAGCCGCCCCGCTGGTGAAAACGGTGATGGAATCGCTGGTGGTGTTGGAAGGTGTACCGCCTTCAGCTCCGCAAGCCTTAAACGGCGTCCTGTCGCCAGACTAA
- a CDS encoding NAD(P)-dependent oxidoreductase, with protein sequence MKIGMIGTGLMGAPMALTLQQGGHTVVAYNRSADKLQPLAAQGIPTASTPAAVLAAGDCTILMLADAAAIAATLFTPETQAALSNHTIIQMGTIAPDQSRDLQAQLQAAQGHYLEAPVLGSLPQARDGSLILMVGSTPDEFTQWQPVFQTLGEQVLHIGPVGTGAAVKLAMNQLIGSLTTAFALSLALVQREQIPVETFMEIVRNSALYAPTFDKKLSRMCDRNFSNPNFPTKHLLKDMRLFAQAAEAAGLEPALADTVATVVQQAIAQGLADADYSALYAAVNPDS encoded by the coding sequence ATGAAAATAGGCATGATCGGCACTGGCCTGATGGGGGCCCCCATGGCGCTGACGTTACAACAGGGCGGCCACACCGTCGTGGCCTACAACCGCTCAGCAGACAAGTTGCAACCCCTCGCCGCGCAGGGAATTCCAACAGCTTCGACGCCAGCAGCGGTGTTAGCGGCTGGTGACTGCACCATTTTGATGTTGGCGGATGCGGCCGCGATCGCGGCCACCCTTTTCACCCCCGAGACCCAAGCCGCCCTGAGCAATCACACGATCATCCAAATGGGCACCATTGCGCCGGACCAGAGCCGGGATTTGCAAGCACAATTGCAAGCCGCTCAGGGGCATTACCTCGAAGCCCCCGTGCTGGGCAGCCTGCCCCAAGCCCGTGACGGCAGTTTGATTTTGATGGTGGGCAGCACCCCAGACGAATTTACCCAGTGGCAGCCCGTGTTCCAGACCTTAGGCGAACAGGTGCTCCACATTGGCCCGGTGGGGACGGGCGCGGCGGTGAAGCTGGCGATGAATCAGCTCATTGGCTCGCTCACCACCGCCTTTGCCCTCAGTTTGGCCCTCGTGCAGCGCGAGCAGATTCCCGTCGAGACGTTTATGGAAATCGTCCGGAATAGTGCGCTGTATGCGCCCACCTTCGACAAAAAACTCAGCCGCATGTGCGATCGCAACTTTAGCAATCCCAACTTTCCCACCAAGCATTTGCTCAAAGATATGCGGTTGTTTGCCCAGGCTGCCGAGGCTGCGGGTCTGGAGCCCGCTCTAGCCGACACCGTAGCGACTGTGGTGCAACAGGCGATCGCCCAAGGCCTAGCCGACGCCGATTACTCCGCCCTCTACGCAGCGGTGAATCCTGACTCCTAA
- a CDS encoding glutamine amidotransferase-related protein: protein MTSPRQILVIVHQATSSPGLVGDKLRSQGYHLDIRCPALGDRLPHTLAHHRGAIVFGGPMSANDDNTLPFIRTELDWIALALASGKPYLGICLGAQMLARVLGAQVAPHPADQREIGYCDLSPVTTGRPYFTQPMAVYQWHSEGFDLPSGAVHLATGQTFPHQAFRYGDAAFGLQFHPEITTPLIDEWTTRGADQLDLPGAQPRDRHFAAHHHHGSHVDRWLEGFLSRWLDSAAWPASKSA from the coding sequence ATGACCTCCCCCCGGCAGATTTTAGTGATTGTGCATCAGGCGACATCGAGTCCTGGCCTCGTCGGCGATAAGCTGCGATCGCAGGGCTATCACCTCGATATTCGCTGTCCGGCCCTGGGCGATCGCCTCCCTCACACCCTGGCTCATCATCGCGGCGCGATCGTCTTTGGCGGGCCGATGAGTGCCAACGATGACAACACGTTGCCCTTTATCCGCACCGAGTTGGACTGGATTGCCCTGGCCCTCGCCTCCGGCAAGCCCTATTTGGGCATCTGCTTGGGCGCTCAGATGTTAGCCCGCGTCCTCGGGGCTCAAGTAGCCCCCCATCCGGCCGACCAGCGCGAAATTGGCTACTGTGACCTAAGTCCGGTGACGACGGGCCGCCCTTACTTTACGCAGCCCATGGCGGTGTATCAATGGCATAGCGAAGGGTTTGATTTGCCTAGCGGTGCCGTGCATTTAGCCACGGGGCAGACCTTTCCCCACCAGGCCTTTCGCTACGGTGATGCGGCCTTTGGGCTGCAGTTTCATCCCGAAATCACGACTCCCCTGATTGATGAGTGGACGACCCGCGGAGCCGATCAACTCGACTTGCCGGGTGCCCAACCCCGCGATCGCCACTTTGCCGCCCACCACCACCACGGCTCCCACGTCGATCGCTGGTTAGAGGGATTTCTATCCCGCTGGCTAGACAGCGCGGCTTGGCCAGCATCCAAGTCGGCTTAG
- the dnaG gene encoding DNA primase, whose translation MSTPRLHPDTIAAVRDRADIVDIVSEHVVLKKQGKDYVGLCPFHDDKSPSFSVSPTKQFYYCFSCGAGGNTYKFLMELGQRSFTDVVLDLAKRYQVPVKTLEPEKRQELQRQLTLREQLYEILAVTTSFYEHALRRPDGAAALTYLTAQRGLTDETIQQFQLGYAPGGWQTLYAYLVEQKQFPVALVEKAGLIVPRTSGSGYYDRFRDRLMIPIHDTRGRVIGFGGRGLTDDAKPKYLNSPDTELFDKGQTLYGLDKARPAIAKQDRAVIVEGYFDVIALHAAGSPTAVAALGTAVNANQVRQLLRYTESKQVILNFDADAAGVKAAQRAIGEVEAMAYRGEVQLRVLNIPEGKDPDEYLQHHPIEAYQALLDHAPLWIDWQIQQIVAGRDLSQADQFQQSSQAIVELLSEIANADTRTHYVRQCAEMFSNGDGRLVPLLAENLMVQVRRQRRSPQGETARPRLSFTQTSTLEEAEAALLRVFIHSAEHRPEVTTVLDSRDLQFSFSHHRALWQTLRSQAAAPPDELIGWLRDRTAESAALAQTQHLFYLDEKSRRDVLRAPLVIRAAAACIEQTLCEKRYRHFLQLWSESSHTQTAEQLAYYQNQIYAEKRRIAELEKERQTTFEDLARLPWVGVDG comes from the coding sequence ATGTCTACTCCCCGGCTTCATCCCGATACTATTGCGGCGGTGCGCGATCGCGCCGACATCGTTGATATCGTGTCGGAACATGTCGTGCTCAAAAAGCAGGGCAAAGACTATGTCGGGCTCTGTCCCTTTCACGATGACAAGTCCCCCAGTTTTAGCGTCAGCCCCACCAAGCAGTTTTACTATTGCTTTTCCTGCGGGGCCGGGGGCAATACTTACAAGTTTTTGATGGAGTTGGGGCAGCGATCGTTCACCGATGTGGTGCTCGATCTGGCCAAGCGATACCAGGTGCCGGTCAAAACGCTGGAGCCGGAAAAGCGGCAAGAATTGCAGCGACAGCTGACCCTGCGCGAGCAGCTCTACGAAATCTTGGCGGTGACCACCAGCTTTTATGAACATGCCCTGCGGCGACCGGATGGGGCCGCCGCGCTCACTTATCTGACCGCCCAGCGGGGGCTGACAGACGAGACCATTCAACAGTTTCAGCTGGGCTATGCGCCGGGGGGCTGGCAAACGCTGTATGCCTATCTGGTCGAGCAAAAACAGTTTCCCGTGGCGCTGGTGGAAAAGGCGGGTCTAATCGTGCCTCGCACCTCGGGCAGTGGCTATTACGATCGCTTTCGTGATCGCCTGATGATCCCCATTCACGATACGCGGGGCCGGGTGATTGGCTTTGGCGGGCGGGGCCTGACCGACGACGCCAAACCCAAGTATCTCAATTCCCCCGACACCGAACTCTTTGACAAGGGCCAAACCCTGTACGGCCTGGATAAGGCGCGGCCCGCGATCGCGAAACAGGACCGCGCCGTCATTGTGGAAGGCTACTTTGACGTGATTGCGCTGCATGCGGCGGGCAGTCCGACGGCGGTGGCGGCTTTGGGCACAGCAGTGAATGCCAATCAGGTGCGGCAACTGCTGCGCTACACCGAGTCGAAGCAGGTGATTCTCAACTTTGATGCCGATGCGGCGGGGGTCAAGGCGGCTCAACGGGCGATCGGCGAAGTGGAAGCTATGGCCTATCGCGGCGAGGTGCAGCTGCGGGTGCTGAATATCCCCGAGGGCAAAGACCCCGACGAATATTTGCAGCATCACCCGATCGAGGCGTACCAAGCCCTGCTCGATCACGCACCGCTGTGGATTGACTGGCAGATTCAGCAAATTGTGGCGGGGCGCGATCTCAGCCAGGCCGACCAATTTCAGCAGTCGTCCCAGGCGATTGTGGAATTGCTGAGTGAAATCGCCAACGCCGATACGCGCACCCACTATGTGCGCCAATGTGCGGAAATGTTCAGTAATGGGGACGGGCGGCTGGTGCCCCTGCTGGCCGAAAACCTGATGGTGCAGGTGCGGCGACAGCGGCGATCGCCCCAGGGTGAAACCGCTCGTCCCCGCCTATCCTTCACCCAAACCAGCACCCTCGAAGAAGCGGAAGCGGCCCTGCTGCGAGTCTTTATCCACAGTGCCGAGCATCGGCCCGAAGTGACGACGGTGCTCGATAGCCGGGATCTGCAGTTCAGTTTTTCTCACCATCGCGCCCTCTGGCAGACGCTCCGATCGCAAGCCGCCGCGCCACCCGATGAACTGATTGGCTGGTTGCGCGATCGCACGGCTGAGTCGGCAGCCTTGGCCCAAACCCAGCACTTGTTTTACCTCGACGAAAAGTCCCGGCGGGATGTGCTGCGGGCCCCCCTGGTGATTCGGGCGGCGGCGGCCTGTATTGAGCAAACCCTGTGCGAAAAGCGCTATCGCCACTTTTTGCAACTGTGGAGCGAGAGCAGCCATACCCAAACGGCTGAACAACTGGCCTATTACCAAAATCAGATCTATGCCGAAAAGCGCCGCATTGCCGAACTGGAAAAAGAGCGCCAGACCACCTTTGAAGATTTGGCTCGCCTGCCCTGGGTCGGGGTGGATGGCTAA